A single window of Marinobacter sp. LA51 DNA harbors:
- a CDS encoding OmpA family protein has translation MSIMRSCAMAAVAATLASPAMAEERQATTYINPFAAYQIFDNERELSETGTFGVGAEYRFTPNWAVEALFSRADADREGALGSSDFEEIRMDAIYYFAGPEEAWNPYLSAGAGHADFGTNAAAPRTAGSNHDETRFNVGAGVRYNITDIVSLRADLREFHGVEDSTFDTQISLGLSLAFVHATPPPPDADNDGVIDSADQCPNTPAGAKVNRTGCQLDGDQDGVVDARDACPNTPRGAKVDGRGCELDSDNDGVVNSIDECPNTAAGAKVDAKGCEGITKTIETFEIEVQFPLNSAEIGDSYDDEIRRVADFLKANPETIVEIAGHSDSTGAADYNLNLSQLRAEAVAARLTDALGVNPARVSATGYGETQPIASNDTAEGRATNRRVEARIKIKQ, from the coding sequence ATGAGCATCATGCGATCATGTGCTATGGCTGCCGTCGCGGCTACCTTGGCATCACCGGCAATGGCTGAAGAACGCCAGGCTACCACCTACATCAATCCGTTTGCCGCCTACCAGATCTTCGACAATGAGCGTGAGCTCAGCGAGACCGGTACGTTTGGCGTGGGTGCTGAATACCGCTTTACCCCGAACTGGGCTGTGGAAGCGCTGTTCTCCCGGGCCGATGCCGATCGCGAGGGTGCGCTGGGTTCTTCCGATTTCGAAGAAATCCGCATGGACGCCATCTACTACTTCGCCGGGCCTGAAGAAGCCTGGAACCCGTACCTGTCAGCCGGTGCCGGTCATGCCGATTTCGGTACCAACGCAGCAGCGCCACGAACCGCGGGCAGCAACCACGATGAAACCCGGTTCAACGTGGGCGCCGGTGTGCGTTACAACATCACCGACATCGTGTCCCTGCGCGCCGACCTGCGGGAATTCCACGGCGTTGAAGACAGCACCTTTGACACCCAGATCTCCCTGGGCCTGAGCCTGGCGTTCGTACACGCCACGCCCCCGCCGCCCGACGCTGACAACGACGGCGTTATCGACAGCGCAGACCAGTGCCCCAACACGCCTGCCGGCGCCAAAGTGAACCGTACCGGCTGCCAGCTTGATGGCGACCAGGACGGCGTTGTCGATGCCCGTGACGCCTGCCCCAACACCCCCCGCGGTGCAAAAGTGGATGGTCGCGGCTGTGAACTCGACAGCGACAACGACGGCGTTGTGAACAGCATCGACGAATGCCCGAACACCGCTGCCGGCGCCAAGGTAGATGCCAAAGGCTGCGAAGGTATCACCAAGACCATCGAAACCTTCGAAATCGAAGTACAGTTCCCGCTCAACAGCGCCGAAATCGGTGATTCGTACGATGACGAAATTCGCCGGGTTGCGGACTTCCTGAAAGCCAACCCCGAAACCATCGTTGAGATTGCCGGCCATTCCGACAGCACCGGCGCTGCGGACTACAACCTGAACCTGTCGCAGCTGCGCGCCGAAGCCGTCGCCGCACGCCTGACCGATGCCCTCGGGGTTAACCCGGCACGCGTCAGCGCGACAGGTTATGGCGAAACACAGCCCATCGCCTCCAACGACACGGCCGAAGGCCGCGCGACTAACCGCCGGGTTGAGGCTCGTATCAAAATTAAGCAGTGA
- a CDS encoding DUF4124 domain-containing protein, translating to MSVSAGVYRWVDAEGRTHFGDQPPAEVAPKKVKVAPPPVSNDASAQERQQRMQDFLSEQQKDREARQVDQAKAAEQAAKKADLCAKMRAQLKNMERISTFYDLDENGDRVYVTEEENEQLRKDFRDKVKQACG from the coding sequence ATGTCAGTCAGCGCCGGCGTTTATCGCTGGGTCGATGCAGAAGGCCGCACTCACTTTGGTGATCAGCCGCCGGCTGAAGTCGCGCCTAAGAAGGTTAAAGTAGCTCCGCCACCGGTCAGCAACGACGCCTCGGCTCAGGAGCGTCAGCAGCGCATGCAGGATTTCCTCTCGGAACAGCAAAAGGACCGGGAAGCGCGTCAGGTGGATCAGGCGAAAGCAGCAGAGCAGGCAGCTAAGAAGGCGGATTTATGCGCCAAGATGCGGGCTCAGCTAAAGAACATGGAACGGATCTCCACGTTCTACGATTTGGACGAAAACGGTGACCGGGTTTATGTCACCGAAGAGGAGAACGAGCAGCTCCGGAAAGATTTCCGAGACAAGGTTAAGCAAGCGTGCGGCTGA